A section of the Metabacillus endolithicus genome encodes:
- a CDS encoding YbxH family protein: MGAVERNGYRFEPEFSVINQNGAIHVYHKGEFVEEIKFSFSGDFPVHDNIEALIDQYCEDHRI, translated from the coding sequence TTGGGTGCTGTAGAGAGAAATGGATACCGATTTGAACCTGAGTTTAGTGTAATAAATCAAAATGGGGCTATACATGTTTATCATAAAGGTGAGTTTGTTGAAGAAATTAAGTTCTCTTTTTCAGGGGATTTTCCAGTACATGATAATATTGAAGCGCTAATTGATCAGTATTGTGAGGACCATAGAATATAA
- the yyaC gene encoding spore protease YyaC produces MISPVTSFHLPEILQDVIPPNISCNKIIFVCIGTDRSTGDSLGPLVGSFLKKKGYRNVIGTINNLVHAKNLYEKLSEVPINKKVIVIDSMLGKVDSIGKFYVFNGGLKPGAGVGKELDAVGDYSISGVVNVGGFLSQQVLQYTELSLVLKMAEEITEAIEKRFPLPEWLKTSNEMNWRITS; encoded by the coding sequence ATGATTTCACCAGTAACTTCCTTTCATTTACCTGAAATATTACAAGATGTGATCCCTCCTAATATAAGCTGCAATAAAATTATATTTGTTTGCATAGGAACAGACCGTTCAACAGGTGATTCATTAGGTCCATTAGTAGGTTCATTCCTAAAAAAGAAGGGTTACAGAAATGTAATTGGTACAATAAACAACCTTGTACATGCTAAAAATTTATATGAGAAGCTAAGTGAAGTTCCTATAAATAAGAAAGTAATTGTGATCGATTCAATGTTAGGGAAAGTTGACTCAATCGGTAAGTTTTATGTATTTAATGGAGGATTAAAGCCTGGTGCAGGGGTTGGGAAAGAGTTAGATGCTGTTGGCGATTATAGCATTTCAGGTGTGGTCAATGTTGGAGGATTTTTATCACAACAAGTGCTTCAATACACTGAACTCTCCCTTGTATTAAAAATGGCAGAAGAGATAACTGAGGCGATAGAAAAGAGATTTCCTCTACCAGAATGGTTAAAAACATCCAATGAAATGAATTGGAGAATTACATCTTAA
- the sda gene encoding sporulation histidine kinase inhibitor Sda, with protein sequence MQKKTTLKLISNLTLYRAYKDAIKVKASDEFIHLLLNEIESRPMPLPISTKK encoded by the coding sequence ATGCAAAAAAAGACAACCCTAAAACTTATCTCAAATTTAACACTCTATAGGGCATATAAAGATGCGATCAAGGTAAAAGCATCCGATGAATTTATTCATTTATTACTGAACGAAATCGAATCCCGACCGATGCCTCTACCAATCTCAACCAAAAAATAA